In a single window of the Streptacidiphilus sp. P02-A3a genome:
- a CDS encoding TetR family transcriptional regulator C-terminal domain-containing protein: MTSSVQPKRVRKAPEARRAEIVAAAAAVALEEGLECVTMRRIADALTVRPGLISHYFPVAEDLVAEAFGVAATAELDELIPADRPAGQALGHLGRFFSLTSGERYDAVSRLWLNARYLSRHRAILRDRVGAQEALWRERLTRLIQEGADSGVFRPDDPGVAAIQILVVLDGLGAHANTDRSDRPPAVTNMAVLTAERELRLPVGALTELAATPAPTQAPSTQAAPTQAAPTQ, encoded by the coding sequence ATGACGTCGAGCGTCCAGCCGAAGCGGGTGCGCAAAGCCCCGGAGGCCCGCCGGGCCGAGATCGTGGCGGCCGCCGCCGCGGTCGCGCTGGAGGAGGGGCTCGAATGCGTCACGATGCGCCGGATCGCCGACGCGCTGACCGTCCGACCCGGCCTGATCAGCCACTACTTCCCGGTGGCGGAGGATCTGGTCGCGGAGGCCTTCGGCGTCGCGGCGACCGCCGAGCTGGACGAGCTGATCCCCGCCGACCGGCCCGCGGGCCAGGCGCTCGGCCACCTCGGCCGCTTCTTCTCGCTGACCTCCGGCGAGCGGTACGACGCGGTGAGCCGGTTGTGGCTCAACGCCAGGTACCTGAGCCGACACCGCGCGATCCTGCGGGACCGGGTCGGCGCCCAGGAGGCGCTCTGGCGCGAGCGGCTGACCCGGCTGATCCAGGAGGGCGCCGACAGCGGGGTCTTCCGCCCGGACGACCCCGGGGTGGCCGCGATCCAGATCCTGGTGGTGCTGGACGGCCTCGGCGCCCACGCCAACACCGACCGGAGCGACCGCCCCCCGGCGGTGACGAACATGGCGGTGCTCACCGCCGAACGGGAGCTGAGGCTCCCCGTCGGCGCGCTCACCGAGCTCGCCGCCACCCCGGCGCCGACGCAGGCGCCATCGACGCAGGCCGCGCCGACGCAGGCCGCGCCGACGCAGTAA
- a CDS encoding histidine phosphatase family protein, with the protein MGGTATRYLYLVRHAEALPGDGGGLSANGRRQAELLGRRLRGCPLSALNHGPLTRAAQTAQLIAEQLDGVPRTADPAAGDYLPYLPQADELPLEYAEFLLGVLDRFTAVSAEEVEQGAALAREAVARFTGPVAGGQERHELLVTHNYLAAWLVRQALDAPNWRWLTLNHANTALTVIRYTPGLPPTLLTYNDTSHLATTRPLTATLRG; encoded by the coding sequence ATGGGCGGAACCGCCACCCGCTACCTGTATCTCGTCCGGCACGCCGAGGCCCTGCCCGGCGACGGCGGCGGACTGAGCGCGAACGGCCGCCGCCAGGCGGAGCTGCTCGGGCGGCGACTGCGCGGTTGCCCGCTCTCGGCGCTGAACCACGGCCCGCTGACCCGCGCCGCGCAGACCGCGCAGCTGATCGCCGAGCAGCTGGACGGCGTCCCCCGCACGGCCGACCCGGCCGCCGGGGACTACCTGCCCTACCTGCCGCAGGCCGACGAACTGCCCCTGGAGTACGCGGAGTTCCTGCTGGGCGTGCTCGACCGCTTCACTGCTGTCAGCGCCGAGGAGGTGGAGCAGGGCGCCGCGCTCGCCCGCGAGGCCGTGGCCCGGTTCACCGGACCGGTCGCGGGCGGCCAGGAGCGCCACGAACTGCTGGTCACCCACAACTACCTGGCCGCCTGGCTGGTCCGGCAGGCCCTGGACGCGCCGAACTGGCGCTGGCTGACCCTCAACCACGCCAACACCGCGCTCACCGTCATCCGCTACACCCCGGGCCTGCCGCCCACCCTCCTCACCTACAACGACACCAGCCACCTGGCCACCACCCGCCCGCTCACCGCCACCCTGCGCGGCTAG
- a CDS encoding class I SAM-dependent methyltransferase: MTEATHPPADQPHNAHPPATHPPATHPPADHLRATRTAYDTVAADYARLLRGELDAKPLDRAMLAAFAEQVRAADAGPVADLGCGPGRVTAHLHALGLTAFGVDLSPEMVAVARAGYPELRFDEGSMTALDLADGSLGGVLAWYSTVHTPPELLPVVFAEFHRVLAPGGRLLTAFKAGDELRRLTSGYGHELALDVYWTPPERVEQLLSEAGLVVEARLLREPDQREAGPQAYLLAYKP; this comes from the coding sequence ATGACCGAAGCCACCCACCCGCCCGCCGACCAACCGCACAACGCCCACCCGCCCGCCACCCACCCGCCCGCCACCCACCCGCCCGCCGACCATCTGCGGGCCACCCGAACGGCCTACGACACCGTCGCCGCCGACTACGCCAGGCTGCTGCGCGGCGAGTTGGACGCCAAGCCGCTGGACCGGGCGATGCTCGCCGCGTTCGCCGAACAGGTGCGCGCGGCGGACGCCGGTCCGGTGGCCGATCTCGGCTGCGGGCCGGGGCGGGTGACGGCGCATCTGCACGCGCTCGGGCTGACCGCCTTCGGCGTCGACCTGTCGCCGGAGATGGTCGCGGTCGCCCGCGCCGGCTATCCCGAGCTGCGGTTCGACGAGGGGTCGATGACCGCCCTGGACCTCGCTGACGGCTCCCTCGGCGGCGTCCTGGCCTGGTACTCGACCGTGCACACCCCGCCGGAGCTGCTGCCGGTGGTGTTCGCCGAGTTCCACCGGGTGCTCGCCCCGGGCGGCCGGCTGCTGACCGCCTTCAAGGCCGGGGACGAACTGCGCCGACTGACCAGCGGCTACGGGCACGAGCTCGCGCTGGACGTCTACTGGACGCCCCCGGAGCGGGTCGAACAGCTGCTGTCCGAGGCGGGCCTGGTGGTCGAAGCCCGCCTGCTGCGCGAGCCGGACCAGCGGGAGGCCGGTCCGCAGGCGTACCTGCTGGCGTACAAGCCCTGA
- a CDS encoding MFS transporter — MAHGGVVRRLADVLPERGPQRALALASFVNRLGNGLFNTAAVLYFTLVAHLPATQVGLGLTVAGLIGLLAGFPAGNLADRRGPRGVALAALLLQAVSMAAFLFVHGWPVFTLIATVDRLASSAYNAARGTLVARTGGEHPARFRAKLRNLNNVAVVLGTLGAALAIQAGSRAAYTALIVANAASFLLCALFQLRLPDYPALPGPETHHHWTVLADRAFVAFAALDGAMGVQYQVVSLLLPIWISAHTHAPRWTVAAVYAVNSVVCVLVQTRIGTAVETPRQAGRAFRRAGLLFLGACPLMALSADVPVWVAPGLLVLAIAVHSVAEVWQSSAESALGFGLAPDHAQGQYQGLLGVGFDTGQALAPLLLTGVCLGLGQAGWLLLGAFLAALGLAGPPVARWAERTRQVVAVPLPPATPVPDAG; from the coding sequence ATGGCTCACGGGGGAGTGGTACGGCGCCTGGCCGACGTGCTGCCGGAGCGCGGGCCGCAGCGGGCGCTGGCGCTGGCGAGCTTCGTCAACCGGCTCGGCAACGGCCTGTTCAACACCGCCGCGGTGCTGTACTTCACGCTGGTGGCGCACCTGCCCGCGACCCAGGTCGGGCTCGGGCTCACCGTCGCCGGGCTGATCGGGCTGCTGGCCGGGTTCCCGGCCGGGAACCTCGCCGACCGGCGCGGCCCACGCGGGGTCGCGCTGGCCGCGCTGCTGCTACAGGCGGTCAGCATGGCCGCGTTCCTGTTCGTCCACGGCTGGCCGGTCTTCACCCTGATCGCCACCGTGGACCGGCTGGCCTCCTCCGCGTACAACGCCGCGCGCGGCACGCTCGTGGCCCGGACCGGCGGCGAGCACCCGGCCAGGTTCCGGGCGAAGCTGCGGAACCTCAACAACGTCGCCGTGGTCCTGGGCACCCTCGGCGCGGCCCTCGCCATCCAGGCCGGGAGCCGGGCCGCGTACACCGCGCTGATCGTCGCCAACGCCGCCAGCTTCCTGCTCTGCGCGCTGTTCCAGCTGCGGCTGCCCGACTACCCGGCGCTGCCCGGGCCGGAGACGCACCACCACTGGACGGTCCTCGCCGACCGGGCCTTCGTGGCCTTCGCCGCGCTCGACGGCGCCATGGGCGTCCAGTACCAGGTGGTCTCGCTGCTGCTGCCGATCTGGATCTCCGCCCACACCCACGCCCCGCGCTGGACGGTCGCGGCCGTCTACGCGGTCAACTCGGTGGTGTGCGTGCTGGTGCAGACCCGGATCGGGACGGCGGTGGAGACCCCGCGCCAGGCCGGGCGGGCGTTCCGCCGGGCCGGGCTGCTGTTCCTGGGCGCCTGCCCGCTGATGGCGCTGAGCGCGGACGTCCCGGTCTGGGTCGCGCCGGGGCTGCTGGTCCTGGCGATCGCGGTGCACAGCGTCGCCGAGGTGTGGCAGTCCTCGGCCGAGTCCGCGCTCGGCTTCGGCCTGGCGCCGGACCACGCCCAGGGGCAGTACCAGGGCCTGCTCGGCGTCGGCTTCGACACCGGGCAGGCGCTGGCGCCGCTGCTGCTCACCGGCGTCTGCCTGGGACTGGGGCAGGCCGGATGGCTGCTGCTCGGCGCCTTCCTGGCGGCGCTGGGGCTGGCCGGTCCGCCGGTGGCCCGGTGGGCCGAGCGCACCCGCCAGGTCGTCGCGGTGCCGCTGCCCCCGGCGACGCCGGTACCGGACGCCGGTTAG
- a CDS encoding amidohydrolase, whose product MSADLVLFSGRLLDPVSGRFLPQTALAAAGGRITRLGDDREIRALAGPATTVIDLRGAVVTPGLVDGHLHPVSGAERTGGVDLSGCTELTAVREALAQELRTLAPGDWLRGWGLDPNVFGGGPVGAAALGPVLAQVPAALDLFDGHSMLVSPRALELAGIDGPRRFEQAAEIVCDAGGRPTGLLLEDAACELVEAVAPKPTAAELHQRSAALLRAMAASGLTGGHAMDGEGLAGYAALEADDALGLRFRIAPRCQPGADADAVAELIRLQGTGGRLWQVAGVKLFMDGTIDNGTAWLEHADCHGESTHAFWPDPDAYTRVIGELHRAGVPTATHAIGDAAVRHVLDSIEKAAADGAPVRHRVEHIETVPDDTVHRFARLGVTASMQPTHCCEYTRADHTDNWSRRLGEERAARAWRCRDLWESGARVVLGSDWPIAPYPPLGVMAGARHRRPSRDLTEPPHGIDQALSPLRALQGMTVNPAWAAGEEGIAGRLAVGYRADLTVLADDPLTVPDTDLAELPVLLTVVDGRPTHRDPAI is encoded by the coding sequence GTGTCCGCCGATCTCGTCCTGTTCTCCGGCCGGTTGCTCGACCCGGTCAGCGGCCGGTTCCTGCCGCAGACCGCGCTCGCCGCGGCGGGCGGCCGGATCACCCGGCTCGGCGACGACCGGGAGATCCGCGCGCTCGCGGGACCGGCCACCACCGTGATCGACCTCAGGGGCGCGGTGGTCACCCCCGGCCTCGTCGACGGCCACCTGCACCCCGTCTCCGGCGCCGAGCGCACCGGCGGCGTGGACCTGTCCGGCTGTACCGAGCTGACCGCCGTGCGCGAGGCCCTCGCCCAGGAGCTCCGCACCCTGGCCCCGGGCGACTGGCTCCGCGGCTGGGGCCTGGACCCCAACGTCTTCGGCGGCGGACCGGTCGGCGCGGCGGCACTGGGACCGGTACTGGCGCAGGTCCCGGCCGCGCTCGACCTGTTCGACGGGCACTCCATGCTGGTGAGCCCCCGGGCGCTGGAGCTGGCGGGCATCGACGGACCGCGCCGCTTCGAGCAGGCGGCGGAGATCGTCTGCGACGCCGGGGGCCGCCCCACCGGGCTGCTGCTGGAGGACGCCGCCTGCGAACTCGTGGAAGCCGTCGCCCCCAAGCCCACCGCCGCCGAACTGCACCAGCGCAGCGCCGCGCTGCTGCGGGCCATGGCCGCCTCCGGCCTGACCGGCGGCCACGCCATGGACGGCGAGGGGCTCGCCGGTTACGCCGCCCTGGAGGCCGACGACGCGCTCGGCCTCCGCTTCCGGATCGCCCCGCGCTGCCAGCCCGGCGCCGACGCGGACGCGGTGGCCGAACTGATCCGGCTCCAGGGCACCGGCGGCAGGCTGTGGCAGGTCGCGGGCGTCAAGCTGTTCATGGACGGCACCATCGACAACGGCACCGCGTGGCTGGAGCACGCCGACTGCCACGGCGAGTCCACCCACGCCTTCTGGCCCGACCCGGACGCCTACACCCGCGTGATCGGCGAACTGCACCGCGCGGGCGTACCCACGGCCACCCACGCCATCGGTGACGCGGCGGTCCGGCACGTCCTCGACTCCATCGAGAAGGCCGCCGCCGACGGCGCCCCGGTCCGGCACCGGGTCGAGCACATCGAGACCGTGCCGGACGACACCGTGCACCGCTTCGCGCGGCTCGGCGTCACCGCCTCGATGCAGCCCACCCACTGCTGCGAGTACACCCGGGCGGACCACACCGACAACTGGTCCCGCCGCCTCGGCGAGGAGCGGGCCGCGCGGGCGTGGCGCTGCCGGGACCTGTGGGAGTCCGGGGCCCGGGTCGTCCTCGGCTCCGACTGGCCGATCGCCCCCTACCCGCCGCTGGGCGTGATGGCCGGGGCCCGCCACCGGCGTCCCAGCCGCGACCTGACCGAGCCGCCGCACGGCATCGACCAGGCGCTCTCGCCGCTGCGGGCGCTCCAGGGGATGACCGTCAACCCGGCCTGGGCCGCGGGCGAGGAGGGGATCGCGGGGCGGCTGGCCGTCGGCTACCGGGCCGACCTCACCGTCCTCGCCGACGATCCGCTGACCGTCCCCGACACCGACCTGGCGGAGCTGCCGGTGCTGCTCACCGTCGTCGACGGCCGACCGACCCACCGCGATCCGGCCATCTGA